Proteins encoded by one window of Pelecanus crispus isolate bPelCri1 chromosome 8, bPelCri1.pri, whole genome shotgun sequence:
- the PDCD2L gene encoding programmed cell death protein 2-like, producing the protein MAAGPPVLLGLRDAPMVGPCRGGGQAPAWATSKLGGSADWVPSVRPGCPRCGVCGGALAHLVQVYCPLQGAPSHRLANVFACGGRRCWGAARSWKVLRSQYLQAQEKEAADYSVNQKQESNFAAKDWCDEADDWGVCDGAESPACASLQLLGLNEAMSSSLSREVECASQFQQLRLSEAADGSGSLNTHPPVSEGMVMATSSSAPVFQPFYISVVDEEDYTGFLDTAHADKLLKEYQQREGVDLEQLMSESFAVEGDNEKYEKSEVKSRDRTFHKFMKRISVCPEQILRYSWGGQPLFITCPPANINKGIPACSNCGSNRVFEFQLMPALVSMLQSDSDLSVEFGTVIVYTCERSCWPTNHQTPLEEFIFVQEDPDQRLFK; encoded by the exons ATGGCGGCTGGGCCGCCCGTGCTGCTGGGGCTCCGCGACGCCCCCATGGTGGGGCCGTGCCGAGGGGGCGGGCAGGCCCCCGCCTGGGCCACCAGCAAGCTGGGCGGCTCCGCG GACTGGGTGCCGTCCGTGCGGCCGGGCTGTCCGCGCTGCGGGGTGTGCGGCGGGGCGCTGGCGCACCTGGTGCAGGTGTACTGCCCGCTGCAGGGGGCGCCCTCCCACCGCCTCGCCAACGTCTTCGCctgcggcgggcggcgctgcTGGGGAGCGGCCCGCAG CTGGAAGGTGCTGCGCTCCCAGTATCTGCAGGCGCAAGAGAAGGAAGCGGCAGATTACAGCGTAAACCAG aAACAAGAATCGAACTTTGCTGCAAAGGACTGGTGTGATGAAGCCGATGACTGGGGAGTCTGTGATGGAGCGGAATCTCCTGCGTGTGCCTCCCTTCAGCTGCTTGGCTTAAATGAAGCGATGAGCAGCTCtttgtccagagaggtggagTGTGCATCCCAGTTCCAACAGCTTCGCTTGTCTGAAGCTGCGGATGGGTCAGGTTCCCTGAATACGCATCCTCCAGTCAGTGAGGGAATGGTAATGGCAACATCTAGTTCAGCTCCTGTGTTCCAGCCCTTTTACATTAGTGTTGTGGATGAGGAAGACTACACTGGTTTCCTTGATACAGCTCATGCAGATAAGCTATTGAAGGAGTATCAGCAGAGAGAGGGTGTTGATTTGGAACAGCTGATGTCAGAAAG TTTTGCAGTTGAAGGtgataatgaaaaatatgagaAGAGTGAAGTCAAAAGCAGGGACCGCACATTCCATAAATTTATGAAAAGAATATCTGTGTGTCCTGAACAGATTCTAAG ATACTCTTGGGGCGGCCAGCCTTTATTCATAACATGTCCTCCAGCCAACATTAACAAAGGTATTCCAGCCTGCAGTAACTGTGGAAGCAACAGAGTATTTGAATTTCAACTCATGCCAGCGCTGGTCAGCATGCTCCAGAGTGATTCAG aTCTGTCAGTGGAATTTGGAACTGTTATAGTTTACACATGTGAGAGAAGCTGTTGGCCAACGAATCATCAAACCCCTcttgaagaatttatttttgtacaagAAGACCCAGATCAgagattatttaaataa
- the LOC104025490 gene encoding fatty acyl-CoA hydrolase precursor, medium chain: MATGKDTSLLSLLLTIGGTALVATGQKAEQPEVVTKYGKVQGYQFKVDAAERSVNVFLGLPFAKPPVGPLRFSEPQPPEPWKGVRDATSYPPMCLQDKVQGQAFSDTITNRKEKVLLQVSEDCLYLNVYTPISTEKQEKLPVFVWIHGGGFVFGAASSYDGSALAAFDNVVVVTIQYRLGIPGYFSTGDKHARGNWGYLDQVAALQWIQENIIHFGGDPGSVTIAGESAGGISVSALVLSPLAKGLFHKAISESGTSVGILFTDHPEEEAQRIAAASGCEKSSSAATVECLREKTEEEIVQITLKLDLATLQLCYTSPEKWEQPFLFISACADGVFFPKSPRQLLSAKMISAVPYIIGVNNCEFGWTIPMVMKFPAYTDGLDKDVAHQVLQSALTLSLKDVTSDVVDQVYNEYIGNAENRAQVRDGLLDAMGDSLFVLSAIEVARYHRDAGNPVYFYEFQHRPSSATGVVPEFVKADHADEIAFVFGKPFLAGNATEEENKLSRIVMRYWTNFARNGNPNGEDLVHWPQYDLDERYLEIDLMQKAAKKLKERKMEFWTQLTKQMMHGRREHTDL, from the exons GACAAAAAGCAGAGCAACCAGAAGTGGTGACCAAATATGGGAAAGTCCAAGGGTACCAATTCAAAGTAGACGCAGCTGAGAGGAGTGTAAATGTCTTTTTGGGACTTCCTTTTGCTAAGCCTCCCGTTGGACCACTGAGGTTTTCTGAACCGCAGCCACCTGAGCCATGGAAAGGTGTCAGAGATGCCACTTCCTACCCACCAAT gTGTCTACAGGATAAAGTACAAGGACAGGCTTTTTCGGACACTATTactaatagaaaagaaaaagttcttcTTCAAGTGTCTGAAGATTGCTTATACCTAAATGTGTATACACCcatttctacagaaaaacaggagaaGCTGCCT GTCTTTGTCTGGATCCATGGAGGTGGATTTGTTTTTGGAGCAGCTTCATCATATGATGGTTCAGCTTTAGCGGCCTTTGACAATGTGGTGGTTGTAACAATTCAGTACAGATTAGGTATTCCTGGATATTTTAG cactggTGATAAGCATGCCCGAGGTAACTGGGGGTATTTGGATCAAGTAGCAGCTCTTCAGTGGATTCAGGAAAATATCATACATTTTGGAGGAGATCCAGGATCCGTCACTATCGCTGGAGAATCTGCAGGAGGAATCAGCGTTTCTGCTCTT GTCTTATCTCCCCTGGCAAAGGGCTTGTTCCATAAGGCCATTTCAGAGAGTGGTACTTCAGTCGGGATTTTGTTCACTGACCACCCTGAGGAGGAAGCACAA AGAATTGCTGCTGCCTCCGGCTGTGAAAAATCCAGTTCAGCTGCAACAGTCGAATgcttaagagaaaaaacagaagaagagaTAGTACAGATAACACTAAAATTG GATTTGGCAACACTGCAGCTATGCTATACCTCACCTGAAAAATGGGAGCAG ccttTCCTGTTCATCAGTGCATGTGCAGATGGTGTGTTTTTTCCGAAGAGTCCCAGGCAATTACTATCTGCAAAAATGATCAGTGCAGTCCCATATATAATAGGAGTAAATAACTGTGAATTTGGATGGACAATTCCTATG GTGATGAAATTTCCTGCTTACACAGATGGTCTGGATAAAGATGTTGCACATCAAGTTTTACAGAGCGCCTTAACATTATCACTTAAG GATGTTACCTCTGACGTTGTTGATCAAGTATACAATGAATACATAGGGAATGCAGAAAACCGTGCTCAGGTGCGAGATGGCCTTCTTGATGCTATGGGAGACTCTTTATTCGTTCTTTCAGCCATTGAAGTGGCTAGATACCATAGAG ATGCTGGCAACCCAGTCTACTTTTATGAATTTCAACATCGACCAAGTTCAGCGACAGGTGTTGTACCAGAGTTTGTAAAAGCAGATCATGCGGATGAGATTGCCTTTGTCTTTGGAAAGCCATTCTTAGCCG GGAATgctacagaagaagaaaataaacttagcAGAATTGTTATGAGATACTGGACTAACTTTGCTAGAAATGG AAATCCCAATGGAGAAGACCTGGTGCATTGGCCTCAGTATGATCTGGATGAAAGATACCTGGAAATAGACCTAATGCAAAAGGCAgcaaagaaattgaaagaaCGCAAAATGGAGTTTTGGACACAGCTcacaaaacaaatgatgcatGGAAGGAGAGAACACACAGATTTATAA